The Pseudophryne corroboree isolate aPseCor3 chromosome 2, aPseCor3.hap2, whole genome shotgun sequence genome has a segment encoding these proteins:
- the LOC134990824 gene encoding putative nuclease HARBI1: MPDDVVLRRYRLPPHLILDTLSIIESDLEQSIRYPTAIPALTQFLAVLHFVATGSYQHVVGDLVGMSQGQFSKVLRRVSQAFIKRVKQFIAMPLDVGALDMVKRQFEEGGSCFPHVIGVVDGTHVAIVPPRHKEEIYRNRKLFHSLNVMVVCGPSLQILSLNAKFPGNSHDAHVIRQSGIWHRLRSMEGQDMWLLGDRGYPCTPWLMTPYSKPRPGPQTAFNSALTATRQLVERTIGVLKGRFRVLHRTGGDIMYSPEMVSKIVVLCAILHNIAVRSRVELPHTEELPDEEPGVGRRVGGGSVSRRENEIRARIVREYFRYSELFQIIKILNKVTVCLCSFCSDVI; the protein is encoded by the exons atgcctgatgatgtggttttgcgcagatacaggctgccacctcatctaatcctagacactctctccataatagagagtgatctagaacaatccattaggtatcctacagcaataccagcattgacacaattccttgctgtgttacattttgttgccactggttcataccagcatgttgtgggcgatctggttggcatgtcgcagggccagttcagtaaggtcctgcggcgtgtcagccaggcttttattaagcgagttaagcaatttattgctatgcctttggatgttggggccctagatatggtgaagcggcaatttgaggaaggtggtagttgcttcccacatgttattggggttgtggatggcacacatgtcgctattgtaccaccaagacataaggaagaaatttatagaaacaggaaactgtttcattctctgaatgtaatggttgtttgtgggccatccctccagatcctgtccctgaatgctaagttcccggggaactcccatgatgcccatgtcattagacaatcagggatatggcacagattaagatcgatggaaggacaagacatgtggttattgg gagaccgtggatatccttgcaccccctggctcatgactccttacagtaagcccaggccaggaccacagacggcatttaactccgcgcttactgccactagacagctggtggagcgcacgattggtgtccttaaagggcgctttcgtgtgctccaccgcactggtggcgacatcatgtattcgccggagatggtaagtaaaattgtggtcctgtgcgctatcctacataacatcgctgtaaggagtcgcgttgagcttcctcacacagaggaattgccagatgaggagccaggggttgggcggagagtcggtggagggagtgtttcccggagggaaAACGAAataagggcacgcattgtgcgggaatatttcaggtatagtgaatTGTTCCAAATTATAAAAATATTAAACAAAGTCACTGTATGTTTATGCTcattttgctctgatgtcatttag